One genomic region from Nitrosopumilus sp. encodes:
- a CDS encoding mRNA surveillance protein pelota yields MITKEIDENSISVIPEDSEDLLNLRRIIKENDKVIGDTTRVLKQDKDYSRPDKGERIKVRVALSVEKISLDDVLDRLRVGGTISESSNESVPHGSHHSFILKLNDGITISKKKWLPIEKKLLESSNNQISFVLVAIDTSDSGIARLRGTHLEFMPNIYSGSGGKRYKTNFNIEKFFDQVLQAISTIFKEGDTIIIFGPGETKKRFGNFIEKSQKLQKYKIQVVEGIDSGGEDGIYTFTKSQTMQEIMSDSKLAKASSIIDEVMILAKKTSRKFTMGYDETFNANEVGAVESLVFSDKIIQENDEQKVMDFLNDAETKGVKIFSVDSSTDIGLRVSGLGGIVSLLRYAVES; encoded by the coding sequence ATGATTACAAAGGAAATAGATGAAAATTCAATTTCAGTGATTCCAGAAGATTCAGAGGATCTTTTGAATTTACGACGTATAATTAAAGAAAATGACAAAGTTATTGGTGATACTACAAGAGTTCTAAAACAAGACAAAGACTATTCAAGACCAGATAAAGGAGAGAGAATCAAAGTTAGAGTTGCATTATCAGTAGAAAAGATTTCACTCGATGATGTGTTAGATAGATTAAGAGTAGGAGGTACAATTTCTGAATCAAGTAATGAATCAGTTCCGCATGGTTCACATCATTCTTTTATCTTAAAGCTAAATGATGGTATTACAATTTCAAAGAAAAAATGGTTACCAATAGAAAAAAAACTTTTAGAATCAAGTAATAATCAGATTAGTTTTGTTTTAGTTGCAATTGATACAAGTGATAGTGGAATTGCAAGATTAAGAGGTACACATTTAGAATTTATGCCAAATATCTACTCTGGTTCTGGTGGAAAAAGATACAAAACAAATTTCAATATTGAGAAATTCTTTGATCAAGTGTTGCAGGCCATATCAACAATTTTCAAAGAAGGAGATACAATAATAATTTTTGGTCCTGGAGAAACAAAAAAAAGGTTTGGGAATTTTATTGAAAAGTCACAAAAACTTCAAAAATATAAAATTCAAGTTGTAGAAGGAATTGACTCAGGAGGAGAAGATGGAATATATACATTTACAAAATCTCAAACAATGCAAGAAATAATGTCTGATAGCAAACTGGCTAAGGCATCATCAATAATTGACGAGGTAATGATTCTTGCAAAAAAAACAAGTAGGAAATTTACTATGGGGTATGATGAAACCTTTAATGCAAATGAAGTAGGAGCAGTTGAATCATTAGTATTTTCAGATAAAATCATTCAAGAAAATGATGAACAGAAAGTAATGGACTTTCTAAATGATGCTGAAACAAAAGGAGTAAAAATTTTCAGTGTTGATTCATCTACGGATATCGGTCTTAGAGTTTCAGGATTAGGTGGAATTGTATCATTGTTACGATATGCAGTAGAATCCTAA
- a CDS encoding secondary thiamine-phosphate synthase enzyme YjbQ has protein sequence MKSLTEYLTFEVKTRRAFVNITNDVKSLVIKSKVKEGLCLVNAMHITASVFINDNEGGLLHDYEKWLEGLAPHAPTSQYDHNKTGEDNADAHLKRQVMGREVVVAITDGELDFGPWEEIFYGEFDGKRPKRVLVKIIGE, from the coding sequence ATGAAATCTCTAACTGAATATCTGACATTTGAAGTCAAAACAAGAAGAGCCTTTGTCAACATTACAAACGATGTGAAAAGTTTAGTTATCAAAAGTAAAGTCAAAGAAGGTCTTTGTCTTGTAAATGCAATGCATATCACAGCAAGTGTTTTCATTAACGATAATGAAGGTGGGTTACTACATGATTATGAAAAATGGTTAGAAGGATTAGCTCCTCACGCACCTACATCTCAATATGATCATAACAAAACTGGTGAAGATAACGCCGATGCACATCTTAAACGACAAGTAATGGGCAGAGAAGTTGTAGTAGCAATTACTGATGGTGAATTAGATTTTGGACCCTGGGAAGAAATTTTTTATGGTGAATTTGACGGAAAAAGACCAAAAAGAGTTTTAGTTAAAATCATTGGCGAATAA
- a CDS encoding metal-dependent transcriptional regulator codes for MDSLNDENEETLFVGTAEAEHVEMYLKAIWHIKERGEDVKISTIAKMLNVRQPSVVQMLKKLNVKNLVNYNKAGVRLTEDGERIGASMMRNSRLLEVLMDSALKVEIDEEMVCGIEHHMNKQFTDALCVMLKHPRKCPHDHEIPMGECCKSA; via the coding sequence ATGGACTCACTAAATGATGAGAATGAAGAGACTCTCTTTGTAGGGACTGCAGAAGCAGAACATGTTGAGATGTATCTTAAAGCAATTTGGCACATCAAAGAAAGAGGAGAGGATGTAAAAATAAGTACAATTGCAAAAATGCTCAACGTTAGGCAACCTAGTGTAGTTCAAATGCTCAAAAAACTTAATGTAAAAAATCTTGTAAATTACAACAAAGCAGGAGTAAGATTAACAGAAGATGGTGAAAGAATTGGAGCAAGTATGATGCGAAACAGTAGATTATTAGAAGTTCTTATGGATAGTGCACTCAAAGTAGAAATTGATGAGGAAATGGTTTGTGGAATTGAACATCATATGAATAAACAGTTTACAGATGCACTTTGTGTAATGTTAAAACATCCAAGAAAATGTCCGCATGATCACGAAATCCCAATGGGTGAATGTTGTAAATCAGCATAA
- a CDS encoding helix-turn-helix domain-containing protein has translation MNISDKTRKALEKIGLTSYEIRTFSALLKSGELTASDLSQKSGVPYSKIYEVLGTLEEKGWIGSDDSRPTKYFAKSPSTGLETTKQKMETDFSQNQNIILNELVPLYEKSGTSERPDIWVLSGAVNIAAKILEMVETCRNEVMIALPEAGVELVKQALPKLRSLHDKGVDITILTSDKMDKESIKAIKRVATVTIKKGLFGGGIISDKRYVVILLGPEIGGLNSSEVVAIWADHAGLAGFARQYFEYLLKDSKKV, from the coding sequence ATGAATATATCAGACAAGACACGAAAAGCATTAGAAAAAATTGGTCTTACCAGTTATGAAATCAGAACATTTTCAGCTTTGTTAAAGTCTGGAGAATTAACAGCATCAGATCTTAGTCAAAAATCAGGAGTTCCTTATTCAAAAATCTATGAGGTTTTAGGAACTTTAGAAGAAAAAGGTTGGATTGGTTCAGATGATTCAAGACCAACAAAATATTTTGCAAAATCTCCATCTACAGGTCTTGAGACAACAAAACAAAAAATGGAAACTGATTTTTCACAGAATCAAAATATAATATTAAATGAACTAGTTCCACTCTATGAAAAAAGCGGAACTAGTGAAAGACCAGACATATGGGTATTATCAGGAGCAGTAAACATTGCAGCTAAAATTTTAGAAATGGTTGAAACTTGTAGAAATGAAGTAATGATTGCATTGCCAGAAGCTGGAGTAGAACTTGTTAAACAAGCATTACCAAAACTAAGATCACTTCATGATAAGGGAGTAGACATTACAATTCTTACATCCGATAAGATGGACAAAGAATCAATCAAGGCAATCAAAAGAGTTGCTACTGTGACAATCAAGAAAGGATTGTTTGGAGGAGGCATAATTTCAGATAAAAGATATGTTGTAATTCTATTAGGACCTGAAATCGGAGGATTAAATTCATCAGAAGTTGTTGCAATCTGGGCAGATCATGCGGGTTTGGCAGGATTTGCACGTCAATACTTTGAATATTTATTAAAAGATTCCAAGAAGGTCTAA
- the tes gene encoding tetraether lipid synthase Tes — protein MALIQISNQSTKNLGKKSTIRFTQSICPDCNMILDAEVFERDNQVFMSKVCPTHGECEELYFGSYEMYKKFSTYWMDGKGAHSPNVMIDKCSCPNNCGLCSNHLSHSGLANMIVTNRCDLTCWYCFFYVKKGLEGAYMYEPDHTQVRGMMKTLRAERPIPGNSMQITGGEPMLREDIADVIKIMKEEGVDHIQMNTNGIRHAMDPEAAREVRLAGCNNLYLSFDGVTARTNPKNHWEIPYALDSCRKTGTTVVFVPTVIKSINDHELGGIIRYAQKNMDVVHAVNFQPVSLTGRMGKSEREKYRITVPDCVQRIEEQTNGEVTVDDWFPVPSCMPLTNVIEAFSSKPKYELSIHFACGAGTYIFEDADTKKFVPLTKFCDIQGMLELFEDKAEEIRSGKNKYFTMLEVVRKLKGFVDTKKQPAGLDLAKMFGNILMKRSFDSVGSWHVKGLFLGMMHFQDKYNEDLERLQRCDIHYVTPDLRIVPFCAFNVIPEWYRDRIQKKYSITVEEWEEREGVKLEDGLYRGLMRRGAGDELAAGCAKSEMFHQAAQATM, from the coding sequence ATGGCACTAATTCAGATATCCAATCAATCAACTAAAAATTTAGGCAAAAAATCTACCATTAGATTTACTCAAAGTATATGTCCAGACTGTAACATGATTCTCGATGCTGAAGTCTTTGAGAGAGATAATCAAGTGTTTATGTCAAAAGTTTGTCCAACTCACGGCGAATGTGAGGAATTATACTTTGGTTCTTATGAAATGTACAAGAAATTCAGTACATATTGGATGGATGGCAAAGGTGCCCATTCTCCAAACGTAATGATTGACAAATGCTCATGTCCAAACAACTGTGGATTATGCTCAAACCACTTATCACACAGTGGATTGGCAAACATGATTGTAACTAACAGATGTGATTTAACATGCTGGTATTGTTTCTTTTATGTTAAGAAAGGTCTTGAAGGCGCTTACATGTATGAGCCAGATCATACTCAAGTTAGAGGTATGATGAAAACTCTAAGAGCAGAGAGACCAATTCCAGGAAATTCTATGCAAATTACTGGTGGTGAACCAATGCTTAGAGAAGATATTGCAGATGTTATTAAAATAATGAAAGAAGAAGGCGTTGATCATATTCAAATGAATACAAATGGTATCAGACATGCAATGGATCCAGAAGCTGCAAGAGAGGTAAGACTAGCTGGATGTAACAACTTGTATCTTTCCTTTGATGGTGTAACTGCAAGAACAAATCCAAAAAACCATTGGGAAATTCCTTATGCGCTTGATAGTTGCAGAAAAACAGGTACTACAGTAGTATTTGTTCCAACAGTAATCAAATCAATTAATGATCATGAATTAGGTGGAATTATCAGATATGCACAAAAGAATATGGATGTAGTTCACGCTGTAAACTTCCAACCAGTATCACTAACTGGAAGAATGGGTAAATCCGAACGTGAAAAATACAGAATCACAGTTCCTGATTGTGTTCAAAGAATTGAAGAGCAAACTAACGGTGAAGTAACTGTTGATGATTGGTTCCCAGTCCCAAGTTGTATGCCATTAACAAATGTAATTGAAGCATTCTCAAGCAAACCAAAATATGAGTTATCAATTCACTTTGCTTGTGGTGCAGGAACATACATCTTTGAAGATGCAGACACAAAGAAGTTTGTTCCATTAACAAAATTCTGTGATATTCAAGGAATGTTAGAATTATTTGAAGATAAAGCAGAAGAAATTCGTTCTGGTAAAAACAAGTACTTTACAATGCTTGAAGTTGTTAGAAAACTCAAAGGCTTTGTTGATACAAAGAAACAACCTGCAGGATTAGATTTAGCAAAGATGTTTGGCAATATCTTGATGAAGAGATCATTTGATTCAGTTGGTTCATGGCACGTCAAGGGACTATTCCTCGGTATGATGCACTTCCAAGACAAATACAATGAAGACCTTGAAAGATTACAAAGATGTGATATTCACTATGTAACTCCAGATCTCAGAATAGTTCCATTCTGTGCATTTAATGTGATTCCAGAATGGTATAGAGATAGAATTCAAAAGAAATATTCTATCACTGTAGAGGAATGGGAAGAAAGAGAAGGCGTCAAATTAGAAGATGGTCTATACAGAGGTCTTATGAGACGTGGAGCAGGTGATGAACTTGCAGCAGGATGTGCAAAGAGCGAAATGTTCCATCAAGCCGCTCAAGCAACTATGTAA
- a CDS encoding methyltransferase domain-containing protein, producing MKDFLVEHLICPKCSKKLVLKSLKKKKDEIIEGNLICLNKHKFPIKDGIPRLVVDTAKTFVDTENSFSSKWKKYNKTYHTKNWINGQKKWFLERFGWKTTTNFNKFLKTRTKILDAGTGVGNSAKLFSSNPDAQVFAIDASESVLFAYKKYGNLPNVHFLQADIRKLPFKKNFFDFICSDQVLHHTKDTESSFKMLTKLLAKKGLISIYVYKIKGPIREFADTFIRESTVKMTEKQCIELSKDMAILGKNLSKINKKITIPKDIPVLNIKKGTYDVQRFIYWNFLKCWWSGDVPFEQSVATNFDWYFPEYAYRHSVKEVKKWFKDSKLKISHFNEIESGISVNGQKN from the coding sequence ATGAAAGATTTTCTTGTAGAGCATCTAATTTGTCCAAAATGCTCGAAAAAACTTGTTTTAAAATCTTTGAAGAAAAAGAAAGATGAGATTATTGAAGGAAATTTAATTTGTTTAAATAAACACAAATTTCCAATTAAAGATGGAATTCCAAGGTTAGTTGTCGATACTGCAAAAACTTTTGTGGACACAGAAAATTCTTTTTCTTCAAAATGGAAAAAATACAATAAAACTTATCATACAAAAAACTGGATTAATGGACAAAAAAAATGGTTTTTAGAGAGATTTGGATGGAAAACAACTACGAATTTTAATAAATTTTTGAAGACCAGGACAAAAATTCTTGATGCTGGTACAGGTGTTGGAAATAGTGCAAAACTATTTTCGTCAAATCCTGATGCACAAGTTTTTGCAATTGACGCAAGTGAAAGTGTTCTTTTTGCCTACAAAAAATACGGAAATCTTCCTAACGTTCATTTTCTTCAAGCAGATATTAGAAAACTTCCATTTAAGAAAAATTTCTTTGATTTTATTTGCTCAGATCAGGTTTTACACCATACAAAAGATACAGAAAGTTCATTCAAGATGCTTACAAAACTTCTTGCCAAAAAGGGATTAATTTCAATTTACGTATACAAGATTAAAGGACCTATTAGAGAATTTGCAGATACCTTTATTCGTGAATCTACTGTCAAAATGACTGAAAAACAATGTATTGAGTTATCAAAGGACATGGCAATTTTAGGAAAAAATCTTTCAAAAATTAATAAAAAAATTACCATTCCAAAAGATATTCCGGTTCTAAATATCAAAAAAGGGACATATGATGTTCAGCGATTTATTTATTGGAATTTTTTGAAATGTTGGTGGTCAGGAGATGTTCCATTTGAGCAAAGTGTTGCAACAAACTTTGATTGGTATTTCCCAGAATACGCATACAGGCATTCTGTTAAAGAAGTAAAGAAATGGTTTAAAGATTCAAAACTAAAGATTTCTCACTTTAATGAAATTGAAAGTGGAATTAGTGTAAACGGACAAAAGAATTAA
- a CDS encoding asparagine synthase C-terminal domain-containing protein: MIKEILSLRYYPSLKIPNKKLSSDDFEVIEYQNPVHKIEELIINSIKNSVTEEKISVALSGGVDSTLVLALLRKALPEIQIEAISVKFADSVDETKIATKIAEKFSANHNIVSIDNFLEELPKAISIIKMPFWDTHWYHMVKTAKQFSKSLVSGDGGDELFGGYTFRYEKFLSNYDVKMTSIEKTKLYLDCHERDWVPDQEELFGKNLNFSWDEIYAKLLPYFENSLPPLDQVFLADINGKLLYNWIPLNSKFYSYFELNAVTPLLSKELLKFAPHLKNSLKYNQENNIGKIPLRTILEKHIDPNLITPKKQGFSVNTINLWKSFGSKLCTHYLDNARILQDNLISSEWVKKHLSNLNSEPNVRYVNKFLGLLALEIWYRIFITKEMNENTTLSL; encoded by the coding sequence ATGATTAAGGAAATACTAAGTTTGAGATATTATCCATCATTAAAAATTCCCAATAAAAAATTGAGTTCAGATGATTTTGAAGTTATAGAATATCAAAATCCTGTGCATAAAATTGAAGAATTAATTATTAATTCAATTAAAAATTCGGTAACAGAAGAAAAAATTTCTGTAGCACTTAGTGGTGGCGTAGATTCAACCTTAGTTCTAGCATTATTAAGAAAAGCCTTACCAGAAATTCAAATTGAAGCAATTTCAGTAAAATTTGCTGATAGTGTGGATGAAACAAAAATTGCAACAAAAATTGCAGAAAAATTTAGTGCAAATCACAACATTGTTTCTATAGATAATTTTCTTGAAGAATTGCCTAAAGCAATCAGCATTATCAAAATGCCATTTTGGGATACACATTGGTATCATATGGTAAAAACTGCAAAACAATTTTCAAAATCACTAGTATCAGGAGATGGTGGTGATGAATTATTTGGTGGATATACTTTTCGTTATGAAAAATTCTTATCAAATTATGATGTAAAAATGACATCAATAGAAAAAACTAAGCTTTACCTAGATTGTCACGAAAGAGATTGGGTTCCTGATCAAGAAGAATTGTTTGGTAAGAATCTAAACTTTTCTTGGGATGAGATTTATGCAAAACTTCTTCCATATTTTGAAAATTCATTACCTCCTCTTGACCAAGTATTTCTAGCTGACATTAATGGAAAATTGTTGTATAATTGGATTCCATTAAATTCAAAATTTTATTCATATTTTGAACTTAACGCTGTAACACCATTATTGTCAAAAGAATTATTGAAATTTGCTCCACATCTAAAAAACTCTCTCAAATATAATCAAGAAAACAATATTGGAAAAATTCCATTACGTACAATTTTGGAAAAACATATAGATCCTAATCTGATCACTCCCAAAAAACAAGGTTTTTCAGTCAATACTATCAATTTATGGAAATCTTTTGGAAGTAAATTATGTACACACTACCTAGATAATGCTAGAATTCTTCAAGATAATTTGATTAGCAGTGAATGGGTTAAAAAGCATCTATCAAATCTTAATTCTGAACCAAATGTGAGATATGTAAATAAATTCTTGGGGCTTCTTGCATTAGAAATATGGTACAGAATTTTTATTACAAAAGAAATGAATGAAAATACAACTTTATCATTGTAA
- a CDS encoding NAD-dependent epimerase/dehydratase family protein, translating into MKFVVTGGSGFIGSYIVKHLLEHKHEVTVIDNFWRGKLSNLSGIEDQISIKKIDILNFEELKRIISDSNGIFHQAALTSVPESFSQKEKYHQVNVNGTENIFKIAHEFGLKVVYASSSSVYGNTESVPIKEDFDKNPINPYGITKLEDEKLAKKYHELGVSIIGMRYFNVYGIGQTNDYAGVITKFFDCINNNESPIVFGDGSQVRDFVSVKDVAKANLLAMNSKTDFAFLNIGTGIVTSILDLAKIMIKLSGKSLEIKFLKLPEGDVKESQADVNLSKKLINWTYETPLEQGLKNFFFT; encoded by the coding sequence GTGAAATTTGTTGTAACTGGTGGTTCAGGATTTATTGGTAGTTATATTGTAAAACATTTACTTGAACACAAGCATGAAGTTACAGTAATTGATAATTTTTGGAGAGGTAAATTATCTAATTTATCCGGAATTGAAGATCAAATTTCAATAAAGAAAATTGATATTCTAAATTTTGAAGAACTCAAAAGAATTATTTCTGATTCTAATGGAATTTTTCATCAAGCTGCACTTACATCAGTTCCTGAATCATTTTCTCAAAAAGAAAAGTATCATCAAGTCAATGTAAATGGAACTGAAAATATTTTTAAAATTGCACACGAATTTGGATTAAAAGTTGTATATGCAAGTAGTTCTAGTGTATATGGAAATACTGAATCTGTACCTATAAAGGAAGATTTTGATAAAAATCCAATTAATCCATATGGAATTACTAAATTAGAAGACGAAAAATTAGCGAAAAAATATCACGAACTTGGAGTTTCAATCATTGGTATGAGATACTTTAACGTCTATGGAATTGGACAAACAAATGACTATGCTGGAGTAATTACTAAATTCTTTGATTGTATTAATAATAATGAATCTCCAATTGTTTTTGGTGATGGTTCACAAGTTCGTGATTTTGTATCAGTTAAAGATGTTGCAAAGGCTAATCTTCTTGCTATGAATAGTAAAACTGATTTTGCATTTTTAAATATTGGAACGGGCATTGTTACATCCATTTTAGATCTTGCAAAAATTATGATTAAACTTTCAGGAAAATCACTTGAAATCAAATTTTTGAAATTACCTGAAGGTGATGTAAAAGAAAGTCAAGCTGATGTTAATCTTTCTAAGAAATTAATTAACTGGACTTATGAAACTCCTTTAGAACAAGGATTGAAAAATTTCTTTTTTACTTAA
- a CDS encoding glycosyltransferase family 4 protein, translating into MKILFISPRFSGGIGGHAKRVADKLNEYGYEVKLMKTTHIPIKKLKNPSFAAFSSLRAIIQNEKFDIVHAFNFPSAFAMKYTKAKKKVLSIHGIYSDQVQSLHSNVTAKAVSSNELKVLKWADKLTTDSKAVKESYKKKLGIDLEFLYAPLDTKKFEKIKDVSKKENQIAFIGRDSYEKGIDILKNIESRLNGNVVYCTDLDWENTMSILKSSSVLVVPSRMESIPQVIKEAFYLKIPVIATNVGGIPELITNEENGLLVEPENSTQLIETINNLLSDKDKARKIGQAGYNFVIKNLTWEVLLPKYTNFYENLLKEN; encoded by the coding sequence ATGAAAATTCTTTTTATTTCTCCAAGATTTTCAGGTGGAATTGGTGGACATGCAAAAAGAGTAGCTGACAAACTCAATGAGTATGGGTATGAGGTAAAACTCATGAAAACTACACATATTCCGATTAAAAAATTAAAGAATCCAAGTTTTGCTGCATTTAGTTCATTAAGAGCAATTATTCAAAATGAAAAATTTGACATTGTGCATGCATTTAACTTTCCATCTGCATTTGCCATGAAATATACTAAAGCCAAGAAAAAAGTATTGTCAATACATGGCATATATTCAGACCAAGTCCAATCATTACATTCCAATGTTACTGCAAAAGCAGTTAGTTCAAATGAACTTAAAGTTTTGAAATGGGCAGATAAATTAACTACAGACTCCAAAGCCGTTAAAGAATCCTACAAAAAGAAATTGGGAATAGATCTTGAATTCTTGTATGCGCCTCTCGATACAAAAAAATTTGAAAAAATTAAAGATGTTTCAAAAAAAGAAAATCAAATTGCTTTCATTGGACGAGATAGTTATGAGAAAGGAATAGACATCTTGAAAAATATTGAATCAAGATTAAATGGGAATGTAGTTTATTGTACAGATTTAGATTGGGAAAATACAATGTCAATTTTGAAATCATCCTCTGTTTTAGTTGTACCATCAAGAATGGAAAGTATACCTCAAGTAATTAAGGAAGCATTCTATCTCAAAATTCCTGTAATTGCAACAAATGTAGGCGGAATTCCAGAACTAATTACTAATGAAGAAAATGGTTTGTTGGTGGAACCTGAAAATTCTACTCAATTGATTGAAACAATAAACAATTTACTTAGTGATAAAGATAAAGCAAGGAAAATTGGTCAGGCTGGATATAATTTTGTAATTAAGAATCTAACATGGGAGGTATTACTTCCAAAATATACAAATTTTTATGAAAATTTATTAAAAGAAAATTAA
- the wecB gene encoding UDP-N-acetylglucosamine 2-epimerase (non-hydrolyzing) encodes MKTCIVLGTRPEIIKLAPLIKKLGKKRCSVVFSGQHYDQKMSLQFIEQLGLPKPDYSLKITHSNPSYQISEIIEKLHKILIKEIPDNVVIQGDTNTVLASGICAIKSEIPICHVESGLRSYDWRMPEEHNRITIDHLSEHLFCPTNIAKNNLKLENVHGKIHVVGNTIIDSVNMFSKISSKNSSISVHLDNFILTTIHRAENVDNRRSLTEIIKGLINSKQDIIFPIHPRTKKRLNEFGLLNKLKNSDNILLFDALGYFEMLELMKNCSFIVTDSGGIQEEATASSIQKKVLVIRKTSDRPESIHANMAQLVKLDGKSISKKINQTFLNPKFPRKTSPYGNGTTSQKIIKILQKEF; translated from the coding sequence ATGAAAACCTGTATAGTACTTGGAACTCGACCTGAAATAATCAAACTTGCCCCATTAATCAAAAAATTAGGTAAAAAAAGATGTTCAGTAGTTTTTTCAGGACAACACTATGATCAAAAAATGTCTCTTCAATTTATTGAACAATTGGGACTTCCCAAACCCGATTATTCATTAAAAATTACTCATTCAAATCCCTCATACCAAATCAGTGAAATAATTGAAAAATTACATAAAATTTTGATAAAAGAAATTCCTGATAATGTAGTGATACAGGGTGATACAAACACAGTCTTAGCTTCTGGAATCTGTGCTATAAAATCTGAAATTCCAATCTGTCATGTTGAATCAGGATTAAGAAGCTATGATTGGAGAATGCCTGAAGAACATAATAGAATTACCATTGATCATTTATCTGAACATCTTTTCTGTCCAACAAATATTGCCAAAAATAATCTAAAATTAGAAAATGTCCATGGAAAAATCCATGTTGTTGGTAATACAATAATTGATTCTGTTAATATGTTTTCAAAAATTTCTTCTAAAAATTCTTCTATTTCTGTTCATTTAGATAATTTTATTTTGACAACAATTCATAGAGCTGAAAATGTAGATAATAGAAGATCTTTAACAGAAATAATAAAAGGATTAATCAATTCAAAACAAGATATCATTTTTCCAATTCATCCTAGAACTAAGAAGAGATTAAATGAATTTGGATTATTAAATAAACTAAAAAATTCTGATAATATTTTGTTGTTTGATGCACTTGGTTATTTTGAAATGTTAGAATTAATGAAAAATTGTTCTTTTATAGTGACTGATTCAGGAGGGATTCAGGAAGAAGCTACTGCATCTTCAATTCAAAAGAAAGTTTTGGTTATTCGAAAAACTAGTGATAGACCAGAATCAATTCATGCCAACATGGCTCAATTAGTAAAATTAGATGGCAAAAGTATTTCCAAAAAAATTAATCAAACTTTTCTAAATCCAAAATTCCCAAGAAAAACTTCGCCTTATGGAAATGGAACAACATCTCAAAAAATAATTAAAATTCTTCAAAAAGAATTCTAG